A stretch of Kaistella flava (ex Peng et al. 2021) DNA encodes these proteins:
- a CDS encoding glycosyltransferase family 4 protein, producing MKILRLTTLLDFGGQEKKYISFTEKPELLQHQYIFAAIGFGGSAEKILRKRNFEVHILNRNFSIRNLSNIFSLYKLIRKIKPDVVHTAAAEANFHGIIAAKLAGVKTIIGEEIGIPNHSSIAQKVFSAVYRLADKVICVSKSVKTHLITIGEITAYKGIVVYNPVSFSTVFNKSSSESFTMVYIGRLEKVKNVQTLLKAFAKLKNTEMKLVVVGDGRERSNLETLAKELKIFNRVAFVGFQEEPAEFLAVADLFVLPSFSEGFGIAAVEAMFQQVPVLCSNVGGIPEFVQNGENGWLFNPNDIDELHSKLEMIISKSEQERKLIGFQGFNDVKDEFTIEKYIKNLEEIYIKEYA from the coding sequence ATGAAAATTTTAAGACTTACAACGTTATTAGACTTCGGGGGTCAGGAAAAAAAATATATCAGTTTTACCGAAAAACCTGAACTTTTACAGCATCAATATATTTTTGCTGCGATAGGTTTCGGTGGCAGCGCAGAAAAAATCCTGCGAAAAAGAAATTTTGAGGTTCATATTCTCAACCGTAATTTTTCCATCAGGAATCTTTCTAATATTTTTAGTCTTTATAAACTGATTCGAAAAATAAAACCGGATGTAGTTCATACTGCTGCAGCTGAAGCCAATTTTCATGGAATTATTGCTGCAAAATTAGCAGGCGTAAAAACGATTATCGGTGAAGAAATCGGGATTCCCAATCATTCGTCAATCGCCCAAAAGGTTTTTTCTGCAGTATATCGTTTAGCAGATAAAGTAATTTGCGTTTCAAAATCCGTTAAAACTCATCTTATTACAATTGGTGAGATCACTGCTTATAAAGGGATAGTAGTTTATAACCCTGTAAGTTTTTCTACTGTTTTTAACAAGAGTAGTTCAGAATCGTTTACAATGGTTTATATAGGACGTTTAGAAAAGGTAAAAAATGTACAAACACTTTTAAAAGCCTTTGCGAAATTGAAAAATACCGAAATGAAACTCGTTGTTGTTGGTGATGGAAGGGAACGATCAAATTTGGAAACACTTGCCAAGGAATTAAAAATTTTTAATCGGGTTGCTTTTGTAGGTTTTCAAGAGGAACCTGCAGAATTTTTAGCAGTTGCAGATTTGTTTGTTCTACCATCTTTCTCTGAAGGATTTGGTATCGCAGCGGTTGAAGCAATGTTTCAGCAAGTTCCTGTTTTGTGTTCTAATGTAGGAGGAATTCCAGAATTTGTGCAGAACGGTGAAAATGGTTGGTTGTTTAATCCTAATGATATTGATGAATTGCATTCAAAACTTGAAATGATTATTTCAAAAAGTGAGCAAGAAAGAAAATTGATTGGATTTCAGGGTTTTAATGATGTAAAAGATGAGTTTACCATTGAAAAATATATCAAGAATTTAGAAGAAATATATATAAAAGAATATGCCTAA
- a CDS encoding sugar 3,4-ketoisomerase has translation MKAKIINLPKIVDPRGNLSFFEHPNQLPFEIARTYWIYDVPGGEQRGSHAFKEQKEFIIALSGSFDIVLNDGEKEERFTLNRSYYGLYIPKMLWRTIENFSTNSLALIVSDQHYSEADYIRDFDDFKTMKK, from the coding sequence ATGAAAGCAAAAATCATCAACTTACCAAAGATTGTAGATCCCAGAGGAAATTTATCCTTCTTCGAGCATCCCAATCAACTGCCTTTCGAAATTGCAAGAACGTATTGGATTTACGATGTTCCTGGTGGAGAGCAGCGCGGAAGTCATGCTTTTAAAGAGCAAAAGGAATTCATTATTGCACTCTCTGGAAGTTTTGATATTGTACTTAATGATGGTGAAAAAGAAGAGAGATTTACCTTAAACCGTTCTTACTATGGTTTGTATATTCCCAAAATGCTGTGGCGTACTATAGAAAATTTCTCTACGAATTCTTTGGCGTTGATAGTTTCAGATCAGCATTATAGTGAAGCAGATTATATTAGAGATTTCGATGATTTTAAAACAATGAAAAAGTGA
- a CDS encoding acyltransferase, giving the protein MQKVSKIIRNILENPKVAYNYVVWEFLSLFYSRNIDEGGGRIVVRGNSIKLEIKKGKNAQFNVYGRLTLTPFAYASSPITISIADGGVLNVYGDFMLGEGVRISVANKAILSFGGKDIESASGITGKSLIMANKKIEIGKDFICAWDVFITDSDWHTINDKSHQKDVIIGDHVWIANNSNILKGSVIGNNCIVSSCSKVGNTTYGNSVMIGGMPAKVLKENVSWKRDII; this is encoded by the coding sequence ATGCAAAAAGTAAGTAAAATAATTAGAAATATTTTAGAAAATCCCAAAGTAGCTTATAATTATGTAGTGTGGGAATTTCTCTCATTATTTTATAGTCGGAATATTGATGAAGGAGGCGGTAGAATAGTTGTGAGAGGAAATTCGATAAAATTGGAAATTAAAAAAGGGAAGAATGCTCAATTTAATGTTTATGGAAGATTAACACTTACACCTTTTGCATACGCTTCATCACCTATAACTATATCTATTGCAGATGGTGGTGTTTTAAATGTTTATGGTGATTTTATGCTGGGAGAAGGTGTGCGAATTAGTGTTGCTAATAAGGCGATATTATCTTTTGGTGGAAAGGATATCGAATCTGCGTCTGGAATAACAGGGAAATCTTTGATTATGGCAAATAAAAAAATTGAAATTGGTAAGGATTTTATTTGTGCATGGGATGTGTTTATAACAGACTCTGATTGGCATACCATTAATGACAAAAGTCACCAAAAAGACGTAATTATTGGTGATCATGTTTGGATCGCTAATAATAGTAATATATTAAAAGGTTCCGTTATTGGAAATAATTGTATTGTAAGCAGTTGCTCAAAAGTAGGCAATACTACTTATGGTAATAGTGTAATGATTGGAGGAATGCCCGCCAAAGTTCTTAAAGAGAATGTTTCTTGGAAAAGAGATATTATTTAA
- a CDS encoding sugar 3,4-ketoisomerase encodes MENSGNLPFDIKRIYYLYDVPMGSERGGHGHYDLQQYVIAASGSFTFVLDDGKDKKEVFLNHPNKALHIKPGIWREMKDFSSGSVCLVLASMEYTEEDYMRDYVQFLEYRNE; translated from the coding sequence ATGGAAAATAGCGGTAATCTGCCTTTTGACATTAAGCGTATCTATTATTTATACGATGTGCCAATGGGAAGTGAAAGAGGGGGACACGGCCATTACGACCTTCAACAATACGTTATTGCCGCAAGTGGTTCCTTTACCTTTGTACTCGATGATGGTAAAGATAAGAAAGAAGTCTTTTTAAACCATCCTAACAAAGCTTTGCATATTAAACCGGGAATCTGGCGGGAAATGAAAGATTTTTCCAGCGGAAGTGTTTGTTTAGTACTGGCTTCTATGGAATATACGGAAGAGGATTACATGAGGGATTACGTTCAATTTTTAGAGTATAGAAATGAGTAA
- a CDS encoding O-antigen translocase, protein MNQKSSYRTIFKATSLFGGVQVINIIVQIIRSKVIAVLLGPAGMGIAGLLTTALGLLGSLTNFGLGTSAVRDISEAHATGRNSRVAKVVTVLRRLVWMTGLLGLFLTFIAAPYLSNYTFGNQDYTLAFRWLSVTLLLNQLASGQKVLLQGMRKLKLMAKANVLGSVLGLLISAPLYYFYRIDGIVPAIIVSSILALVISWFYSRRLKIEPIEVSRNDTLHEGKSMLKMGFMLSLSGLITVGASYIIRAYISKTGSLEDVGLYTAGFAIVGSYVGLIFSAMSTDYYPRLSAVATDPKQANELISQQAETALLIIGPILCAFLIFANWAVILLYSSKFIPISGMIQWAALGMYFKAASWAIGFLFLAKGASKVFFWSELVSNGYMLLLNILGYMLFGLDGLGISFLISYILVLLQVYFISQKLYSFSFKKTFFKLIFIQLSLGILCFICNLILPSSWSYLLGIVLIAISCAYSFKEMDKRLNLKEAWTNLKKRKNG, encoded by the coding sequence ATGAATCAAAAGAGCAGCTACAGAACAATTTTTAAAGCAACTTCTCTTTTTGGAGGAGTACAAGTGATTAATATTATTGTGCAGATCATCCGTTCTAAAGTTATTGCAGTACTTTTAGGACCAGCAGGAATGGGAATTGCTGGGCTACTGACCACAGCGTTGGGTTTATTGGGTAGTCTTACCAATTTCGGTTTGGGTACCAGCGCAGTCCGTGATATCTCAGAGGCACACGCCACTGGAAGAAACTCGCGTGTTGCCAAAGTGGTTACCGTCTTGAGGCGTTTGGTTTGGATGACCGGTTTATTGGGATTATTTCTAACTTTTATTGCAGCACCTTATCTAAGCAATTATACTTTCGGTAATCAAGATTATACGCTCGCTTTCCGATGGCTATCCGTCACCTTGCTTTTAAATCAGTTGGCTTCTGGTCAAAAAGTTCTGCTGCAAGGGATGCGCAAGCTGAAATTAATGGCTAAGGCTAACGTTTTGGGTTCTGTTTTAGGTTTACTAATCTCAGCACCTCTGTATTATTTTTACAGGATAGATGGTATTGTGCCTGCCATTATTGTTTCGTCGATATTGGCGCTTGTGATTTCTTGGTTTTATTCGCGCCGTTTAAAAATAGAGCCCATCGAAGTGTCTCGTAATGACACCCTTCATGAGGGTAAATCCATGTTAAAGATGGGTTTTATGTTAAGTCTTAGTGGATTGATTACAGTTGGGGCGTCCTACATAATTCGTGCGTATATCAGTAAAACTGGTAGTCTTGAAGATGTAGGTTTATACACCGCTGGTTTCGCCATTGTTGGAAGTTATGTTGGTTTAATTTTTTCAGCAATGAGTACAGATTATTATCCACGCCTTTCTGCAGTTGCGACAGATCCTAAACAAGCGAATGAACTCATAAGTCAGCAGGCAGAAACCGCACTTTTAATCATTGGACCTATTCTTTGTGCCTTTTTGATTTTCGCCAACTGGGCTGTTATTTTATTGTATTCTTCGAAATTTATACCAATTAGTGGAATGATTCAATGGGCAGCACTGGGCATGTATTTTAAAGCAGCAAGTTGGGCCATTGGGTTTTTGTTTTTAGCTAAAGGTGCTTCAAAAGTGTTTTTCTGGAGCGAACTCGTTTCAAATGGATATATGTTATTGCTTAATATACTAGGATATATGTTATTTGGTTTGGATGGTTTGGGAATTTCTTTTCTGATCAGTTATATTTTAGTGCTATTACAGGTATATTTTATTTCTCAAAAACTGTATAGTTTTTCTTTTAAGAAGACTTTTTTTAAACTGATTTTTATTCAATTGTCGTTGGGTATCTTGTGTTTTATCTGTAATTTAATACTTCCTAGTTCCTGGTCTTATTTATTGGGTATAGTTTTAATTGCAATTTCCTGTGCCTATTCATTTAAAGAAATGGACAAAAGATTGAATCTGAAAGAGGCATGGACCAATTTAAAAAAACGAAAAAATGGATAA
- a CDS encoding acyltransferase, producing the protein MSKIHPLSDVQTQNIGKDTFVWQYTVILKQAVIGNNCNINCQVFIENDVVIGNNVTIKPGVQIWDGLRIEDHVFIGPNVTFTNDRYPRSKQYPDEFQQTLVKKGASIGANATILGGLTIGENSLIGAGSVVTKNVPDNELWVGNPARKIRNIEK; encoded by the coding sequence ATGAGTAAAATTCACCCTTTGTCTGATGTGCAGACTCAAAATATTGGTAAAGATACTTTTGTCTGGCAATACACCGTAATCTTAAAACAAGCAGTGATTGGCAATAATTGCAATATTAACTGTCAGGTTTTTATTGAAAATGATGTTGTTATTGGTAATAATGTGACTATAAAACCTGGAGTCCAAATCTGGGATGGTTTACGAATAGAAGACCATGTTTTCATAGGTCCTAACGTCACTTTTACCAACGATCGATATCCGCGTTCAAAACAATATCCTGATGAATTTCAGCAAACACTTGTTAAGAAAGGTGCAAGTATTGGTGCAAACGCAACCATATTAGGAGGACTTACCATTGGGGAAAACTCGCTCATTGGCGCAGGAAGCGTAGTGACTAAAAATGTGCCGGATAATGAATTATGGGTGGGTAATCCTGCCCGCAAAATTAGAAATATAGAAAAATGA
- a CDS encoding glycosyltransferase family 2 protein: MDNVTISKTKQGPLVSIIVITYNSGKYVLETLESTRIQTYQNLELIITDDGSKDNTIEICKNWLDQNKDRFVKSTLITVEKNTGIPANCNRGLKASSGDWIKFIAGDDALIENCIEVNINFIKNNQDIKALQTCSRYYLDHFEIINYIASSPVEKKFFSQSATEQYFNLKKRNEIIAPSIFLKREVLDLVGGFDEDFLLFEDITMWLNLTKSGIKVYFFEIETVNYRIHKGSVAKQGKPNMSVASCSESILFAKKYYSSSEKRTVPYLKKILKYNLIIRYEKLGLNNSSLFSKYLYMLTWKILT; the protein is encoded by the coding sequence ATGGATAATGTAACTATTTCTAAGACGAAACAAGGTCCTTTGGTTTCTATTATTGTGATCACCTATAATTCCGGAAAATATGTTTTGGAAACTTTAGAAAGTACAAGAATACAAACTTATCAAAACTTAGAACTTATTATTACTGATGATGGATCTAAAGATAATACGATTGAAATCTGTAAAAATTGGTTAGATCAAAATAAGGATCGATTTGTAAAGTCAACACTTATTACAGTAGAAAAAAATACGGGTATTCCTGCTAACTGCAACCGTGGTTTAAAAGCTTCATCAGGGGATTGGATAAAGTTCATTGCGGGTGATGATGCATTAATTGAAAATTGCATTGAGGTTAATATAAATTTTATTAAAAATAATCAGGATATAAAAGCATTACAGACTTGTAGTAGATATTATCTCGATCACTTTGAAATTATAAATTATATAGCTTCAAGTCCTGTAGAAAAAAAATTCTTTAGTCAAAGTGCAACTGAACAATATTTTAACCTTAAAAAGCGAAATGAAATTATCGCTCCATCGATATTTTTAAAAAGAGAGGTTTTAGATTTAGTTGGTGGATTCGATGAGGATTTTCTGCTTTTCGAAGACATTACAATGTGGCTTAACCTGACAAAGTCTGGCATTAAAGTATATTTTTTTGAAATAGAAACGGTTAATTATAGAATTCATAAAGGTTCAGTAGCTAAACAAGGTAAGCCTAATATGAGTGTAGCTTCATGTTCTGAATCAATATTGTTTGCTAAAAAATATTATTCATCAAGTGAGAAACGTACCGTTCCGTATTTAAAGAAAATTTTGAAATATAATTTAATTATTCGTTACGAAAAATTGGGATTAAACAATTCTTCACTTTTTAGTAAATATCTTTATATGCTAACGTGGAAAATATTAACGTAA
- a CDS encoding glycosyltransferase, producing the protein MPKNLLFITWDGPQTNYMEGLFMPIFQEIAKTENINFHVIQFTWADEARIDAIKTSALEMGIHYTAFPILKKPIASLGSLLTLFTSSKKIASYIQKHEIDIVVPRSTFPAFMVNQIKDRNFKIIFDADGLPLEERVDFAGLKKESRQYQWLKGIEQKMLLRADVVVTRSQKAIDIHLQTIGEPFKDKFSVVFNGRDASQFSINSNDRVKIRKYLAISDEEILMIYCGSLGPQYGLDEMLRIFRVFRQKQPAQFLILTGNTEFAKTQLKEQTEDIIIKKVNIDQIPGYLNAADAAFAFRQPAYSMQGVAPIKLGEYLLTGLPVVASKGIGDTENILHHFESCYLYDHQIGLQKQLPEIIKLITEAKRTDREKTRSQALAYFSLESAADSYIKAIKKLKIE; encoded by the coding sequence ATGCCTAAAAATCTCCTTTTCATCACCTGGGATGGTCCCCAAACCAACTACATGGAAGGACTTTTCATGCCCATTTTTCAAGAGATTGCTAAGACAGAAAATATTAATTTTCACGTCATTCAGTTTACCTGGGCAGATGAAGCGAGAATTGATGCCATTAAAACTTCAGCATTAGAAATGGGTATTCATTATACTGCATTTCCCATTCTTAAAAAACCAATTGCATCTTTAGGCAGTTTATTAACGCTATTTACTTCTTCAAAAAAAATAGCCTCTTATATTCAGAAACATGAGATTGATATCGTGGTGCCAAGAAGTACTTTTCCGGCTTTCATGGTTAATCAAATAAAAGACAGGAACTTCAAAATAATCTTTGATGCCGATGGTCTGCCTTTAGAAGAAAGGGTCGATTTTGCCGGACTGAAAAAAGAGAGCCGTCAATATCAATGGCTCAAAGGCATAGAACAAAAAATGCTTTTAAGAGCGGATGTTGTTGTAACCCGTTCTCAAAAAGCCATTGATATTCACCTTCAGACGATTGGAGAACCGTTTAAAGACAAATTCTCCGTCGTATTCAATGGCAGAGATGCATCACAATTTAGTATCAATTCAAATGACCGGGTGAAAATTAGAAAGTATTTAGCAATTTCCGACGAGGAAATACTGATGATTTACTGTGGATCCTTAGGGCCACAATATGGACTGGATGAGATGTTGCGGATTTTCAGAGTCTTCCGTCAGAAACAACCCGCACAATTTTTAATCCTCACCGGAAATACGGAATTTGCCAAAACACAATTAAAAGAGCAGACAGAAGATATCATCATTAAAAAAGTGAATATTGATCAAATCCCAGGATACCTCAATGCAGCAGATGCGGCTTTTGCATTCCGCCAACCTGCCTACAGCATGCAGGGCGTTGCTCCTATAAAATTGGGGGAATATCTTTTAACAGGACTTCCAGTGGTTGCCAGCAAAGGAATTGGAGATACAGAAAATATACTACATCATTTTGAATCTTGCTATCTTTACGACCATCAAATCGGTCTGCAAAAGCAATTACCCGAAATCATTAAATTAATCACGGAGGCGAAAAGAACCGACAGAGAAAAAACTAGAAGTCAGGCACTGGCTTATTTCTCATTAGAGTCCGCCGCAGATTCCTACATTAAAGCAATCAAAAAATTAAAAATAGAATAA
- a CDS encoding DegT/DnrJ/EryC1/StrS family aminotransferase: MIKFLDLQKINLAYQQEIEEKLLQVFRSGWYLLGNEVKNFEASLATYIGSPNAIGVANGLDALRLIFRAYLELGQMKVGDEVIVPANTYIASLLAITDNRLKPVFAEPEIGNYNLDIAKLEALITPKTKAIMVVHLYGQICWSEELEAVAKKYNLKIIEDNAQAIGAEWNRIKSGNLGDAAGFSFYPGKNLGALGDGGAVTCKDPILAKIIRSLANYGSQEKYVHEFQGLNSRLDEIQAAVLDVKLKYIDTDTGKRREIAEKYIAGITNPKIILPNLPAASKEHVWHLFVIRIDKRDELQQYLTENGIQTLIHYPIPPHKQKAYKYYNHLTFPITEKIHNEVLSLPISPFMEEEEVQKVIELINNY, encoded by the coding sequence ATGATTAAGTTTTTAGATCTACAGAAAATAAATTTAGCTTATCAACAGGAAATTGAAGAAAAGCTTTTGCAGGTTTTCCGCAGCGGTTGGTATCTTTTGGGTAACGAAGTGAAAAACTTTGAAGCCAGTTTAGCTACTTATATTGGTTCACCAAATGCGATAGGAGTTGCTAATGGGTTAGATGCGCTTCGATTAATTTTCAGAGCTTATTTGGAATTGGGACAAATGAAAGTTGGGGATGAGGTCATCGTTCCTGCCAATACCTATATCGCATCACTTTTGGCCATCACCGATAATCGCTTAAAGCCCGTCTTTGCAGAACCAGAGATTGGAAACTATAATCTGGATATTGCTAAATTGGAAGCGCTTATTACGCCGAAAACCAAAGCCATTATGGTGGTTCATTTGTATGGTCAAATTTGCTGGTCTGAAGAACTGGAAGCTGTGGCTAAAAAATACAATTTGAAAATCATCGAAGATAATGCACAGGCAATCGGTGCAGAATGGAACAGAATTAAATCTGGAAATTTAGGTGATGCTGCAGGATTTAGTTTTTATCCCGGTAAAAACCTAGGAGCCTTAGGAGATGGTGGTGCCGTGACGTGCAAGGATCCTATTTTAGCAAAAATTATCAGAAGTCTGGCGAATTACGGATCTCAGGAAAAATATGTGCATGAATTTCAAGGATTAAATAGCCGATTAGATGAAATACAAGCAGCAGTTTTAGACGTGAAATTGAAATATATCGACACCGACACCGGCAAAAGACGCGAAATTGCAGAAAAATATATTGCAGGAATCACCAATCCCAAAATTATTTTACCAAACTTGCCGGCAGCATCTAAAGAACATGTATGGCATCTTTTCGTCATCAGAATCGACAAGAGAGATGAACTTCAACAGTATCTTACAGAAAATGGCATTCAAACTTTAATTCACTATCCGATCCCGCCGCATAAGCAGAAAGCGTATAAATATTACAATCATCTTACTTTTCCAATTACCGAGAAAATTCACAATGAGGTTTTAAGTTTGCCGATTAGTCCATTCATGGAAGAGGAGGAAGTTCAAAAAGTAATTGAGCTTATTAATAATTATTAA
- a CDS encoding glycosyltransferase family 4 protein, with amino-acid sequence MPSHPKILYFTKYSRNAGSSRLRSFQYFPYLEKAGFEVEVSPLFIENYLVQLYAGKSTLVEAVLGYGKRFLKLFTVGNYDTIVIEKELFPYLPSFAEYLLKLFGKKYIVDYDDAIFHNYDQSSNPLLKLFLSKKIDTVMKNAAVVVAGNSYLADRAKKAGAQKIEIIPTVIDLERYPFQVKKESEKFVIGWIGTKSTFEKHLLPQRNWIIKLQEDATIEFHIVGITEDMNLGKNVKYIPWTEETEVEHIRQFDMGIMPLQDSLWEKGKCSYKIIQYFACSIPAIASPVGMNNEVINEGENGFLVNGEKEWLEKIKYLKTNIEERNRMGQKGREEVEGKFSLQATSKKWKEILERTNK; translated from the coding sequence ATGCCTTCCCACCCAAAAATTCTCTACTTCACCAAATACTCCCGAAATGCGGGCAGCAGCAGACTGCGAAGTTTCCAGTATTTCCCTTATTTGGAAAAGGCCGGATTTGAGGTGGAGGTAAGTCCGCTCTTTATTGAAAACTATCTGGTGCAATTGTATGCAGGAAAATCTACTTTGGTCGAAGCGGTCTTGGGCTATGGAAAAAGATTTTTGAAATTATTCACCGTTGGGAACTATGATACAATAGTCATTGAGAAAGAACTCTTTCCTTACCTACCATCCTTTGCAGAATATCTGCTGAAACTTTTTGGAAAAAAATACATCGTCGATTATGACGATGCTATCTTTCATAATTATGATCAAAGTTCAAATCCTCTGCTCAAATTGTTTTTAAGTAAAAAGATTGATACGGTTATGAAAAATGCGGCGGTGGTCGTTGCCGGAAATTCGTACCTTGCCGACCGTGCAAAAAAAGCCGGAGCGCAAAAAATAGAGATTATACCAACGGTTATTGATCTGGAACGGTATCCTTTCCAAGTAAAGAAAGAATCTGAAAAATTTGTTATTGGCTGGATTGGGACCAAATCTACTTTTGAAAAGCATTTGCTGCCTCAAAGGAATTGGATTATAAAATTACAGGAGGATGCAACTATAGAATTTCATATTGTAGGCATCACCGAAGATATGAATTTGGGAAAAAATGTAAAATATATTCCCTGGACTGAAGAAACCGAAGTGGAACATATTCGTCAGTTTGATATGGGCATCATGCCGTTGCAGGATTCTCTTTGGGAAAAAGGAAAGTGCTCCTATAAAATAATCCAGTATTTTGCGTGCAGTATTCCAGCAATCGCCTCACCCGTTGGGATGAACAATGAAGTTATTAATGAAGGTGAAAATGGCTTTTTAGTAAATGGTGAAAAAGAATGGCTAGAGAAAATAAAATACCTGAAAACAAATATAGAGGAAAGGAATAGAATGGGACAGAAAGGAAGGGAAGAAGTAGAGGGGAAATTTTCTCTTCAGGCCACTTCTAAAAAATGGAAAGAAATACTAGAACGAACAAATAAATAG